In Brienomyrus brachyistius isolate T26 chromosome 25, BBRACH_0.4, whole genome shotgun sequence, a single window of DNA contains:
- the si:ch211-197n1.2 gene encoding EF-hand calcium-binding domain-containing protein 6 isoform X1 codes for MTGARTSGRLTPGASLRLPIIQHPLSRMADPESISLKGHSTNGAKEAAFCGTRRGRPLSHEEGSPLIRSHTSKSKRLPRFEKDAWMEEDRHPLSPPHIPEGVKVTSAADPDKPRLPIFGQRAAAGSRAESLSSWTTCRTSFAMCPGTRLRIQVDQLEHEVRERLRGGGSAHLRRLFSNNNRKGRGQMDRDLLLLVLTKFLGRFISVRQFRQLLLRLHLAEKPVITYEELRAILGAPVGTQSQDATGPIQQPTGATLWTSSQVHSLLRGPERNRFLDAVESLQSKGIEGPSWITAPQLKKILEELGLYMESRDFMKLWRRYDESGLGAIKMESMWQKLGANLRKRPDSGENKGERVSKEADRAQNPKRSLSEAEEERRGSVAVERWLKERFREGVQNLKAEFDKLDPDKTGKVQPDGFLRVLRKFNLHLRRKHLGLFLARCGLEVQRTGIDYPEFLRRFQDRGDEGVLQRILSDPKHKFHEDGGTGHASSVTVTEARLAHLFQSEYLGLLEAFRSLDKYGKKTVSQEEFRAVLESRFQLVMTDPQFEQLLDSLPLDEDGNVQYALFMAPFDTRGGAASLFEAQAKVGESQEAAREEPREAGQDRSNAELFRIIKNLIRRDFQALQGSYEQMDAANTRRMSQETMFQLLRKFNIQPEVSRGEIRRLWGTLLTNRDHTLDFLHFVRHFGHSPKSACFPNAKVSPPRWGDADRRRRSRKLNAVYDILTDNVRAKVELLHHDLQGEFEDLDPYRTGFVSREEFGHILRDLCSQLTRHECNILGEKFDVNGDGRVSYMEFLKPFASQERGHPCGSNMAVVLHSSQDSGGPPAEETPRGSGPRLKQQREVRALRRAFRKLDGTGRGLLPTTEFRAVLKLHGLAQDDEKATSMLAPYQRGDSGLVDYSRFLQEACGWRACRSTAASDSTSTRTSLCTSTCTSTCE; via the exons ATGACCGGTGCTCGAACGTCAGGCCGCCTAACTCCAGGCGCTTCACTCCGGCTTCCAATTATTCAGCACCCACTGTCAAGGATGGCAGATCCGGAGAGCATCTCCCTCAAGGGCCATTCCACCAACGGAGCAAAGGAGGCGGCTTTCTGCGGGACGCGACGCGGACGGCCGTTGTCACATGAGGAAGGGTCTCCTCTGATTAGGAGTCACACGTCGAAAAGTAAGAGGCTCCCCCGGTTTGAaaaggatgcatggatggaggaGGATCGCCATCCTCTATCTCCGCCACACATTCCCGAGGGGGTGAAGGTGACATCGGCCGCGGACCCCGACAAACCGAGGCTGCCCATTTTTG GTCAGCGGGCTGCCGCAGGGAGCCGAGCTGAAAGCCTGTCGAGTTGGACCACCTGCAGAACCAGCTTTGCCATGTGTCCAGGAACTCGACTCCGAATCCAGGTGGACCAG CTGGAGCATGAAGTGCGTGAAAGGCTGCGAGGCGGGGGCTCCGCCCACCTGCGACGCCTGTTCAGCAACAACAACCGCAAGGGGCGGGGGCAGATGGACAG AGACTTGCTGCTCCTGGTTCTCACTAAGTTCCTGGGCCGGTTCATCAGCGTCAGACAGTTCCGGCAGCTTCTGCTCAG ACTCCACCTGGCAGAGAAGCCGGTCATCACCTACGAGGAGCTGCGTGCGATTCTGGGGGCACCCGTTGGCACCCAATCCCAAGATGCGACTGGACCCATCCAGCAGCCCACCGGTGCCACCTTGTGGACCTCCTCTCAGGTCCATTCACTCCTGCGGGGCCCGGAGCGGAACAG ATTTCTGGATGCAGTAGAATCATTACAGTCGAAAGGCATCGAGGGGCCCAGCTGGATCACAGCTCCACAGCTGAAGAAGATTTTGGAAGAACTTGGTCTCTACATGGAGAGTCGGGACTTCATGAAGCTGTGGAGGAG ATATGACGAAAGCGGACTGGGAGCCATCAAGATGGAGTCCATGTGGCAGAAACTTGGAGCCAATCTCAGGAAGAGGCCAGATTCTGGTGAAAATAAAGGCGAACGAGTCTCCAAGGAGGCGGACAGAGCGCAAA ACCCCAAGCGGAGCCTGTCCGAAGCCGAGGAGGAGAGGCGGGGCTCCGTGGCTGTGGAGAGATGGCTGAAGGAGAGATTTAGGGAGGGCGTCcagaacctgaaggctgagtTTGACAAACTGGATCCTGACAAAACCGGCAAA GTGCAGCCTGACGGTTTCCTGAGGGTGCTACGCAAGTTCAACCTGCACCTGAGGCGGAAACACCTGGGCCTCTTCCTGGCCAGATGCGGCCTGGAGGTCCAGAGGACTGGCATCGATTACCCAGAGTTCCTGAGGCGCTTCCAGGACCGGGGAGATGAGGGCGTCTTGCAGCGGATCCTGTCTGACCCGAAGCACaa GTTCCACGAGGATGGTGGCACTGGTCACGCCTCCTCAGTGACAGTGACTGAGGCCCGGCTTGCCCACCTTTTCCAGTCAGAGTACCTGGGGCTCCTGGAGGCCTTCAG GAGCCTAGACAAGTATGGCAAGAAGACAGTGAGCCAAGAGGAGTTTCGGGCAGTTTTGGAGAGCAG GTTTCAGCTGGTGATGACCGACCCCCAGTTTGAACAGCTGCTGGACAGCCTGCCCCTGGATGAGGACGGAAATGTCCAGTACGCCCTCTTCATGGCCCCCTTCGACACCCG GGGTGGAGCAGCAAGTCTCTTTGAAGCCCAGGCCAAGGTGGGCGAGAGCCAGGAGGCGGCCCGGGAGGAGCCAAGGGAGGCAGGCCAGGATAGGAGTAACGCTGAG CTGTTCAGGATCATTAAGAACCTGATCCGACGGGATTTCCAGGCACTCCAAGGATCTTATGAGCAGATGGACGCAGCAAACACCCGGCGCATGAGCCAGGAAACCATGTTTCAGCTGCTCCGGAA ATTCAACATCCAGCCCGAAGTGAGCCGGGGGGAAATCCGGCGCCTCTGGGGGACGCTGCTCACCAACCGGGACCACACGCTGGACTTCCTGCACTTCGTACGGCACTTTGGCCACTCCCCCAAGTCAGCTTGCTTCCCCAACGCCAAGGTTAGTCCGCCCCGGTGGGGGGACGCGGACCGCCGGCGGCGCTCCAGGAAGCTGAACGCTGTCTATGACATCCTGACGGACAACGTGCGGGCCAAG GTCGAGCTCTTGCACCACGACCTCCAGGGTGAGTTTGAGGACCTGGACCCTTACAGGACCGGGTTCGTCAGCCGGGAGGAGTTTGGCCACATCCTCAGAGACCTCTGCTCCCAGCTCACTCGGCACGAATGCAACATCCTGGGAGAGAAGTTTGACGTTAACGGCGACGGGAG GGTATCCTACATGGAGTTCCTGAAGCCGTTTGCGTCACAAGAGAGGGGGCACCCATGCGGCTCCAACATGGCTGTTGTCCTGCACTCCTCCCAGGACTCAGGGGGTCCACCGGCAGAGGAGACCCCTCGGGGGTCCGGCCCGAGGCTGAAG CAGCAGAGGGAGGTTCGGGCACTGCGTAGAGCTTTCCGGAAGCTAGATGGCACAGGACGCGGCCTCCTGCCCACCACCGAATTCCGAGCTGTTCTCAAGTTGCACGGACTCGCCCAGGACGACGAGAAGGCGACCAGCATGCTGGCACCGTACCAGCGGGGGGACAGTGGGCTCGTCGACTACAGCAGGTTCCTGCAGGAGGCGTGCGGGTGGCGAGCATGCAGGAGCACCGCCGCCAGCGACTCCACCTCCACCCGTACCTCCCTCTGCACCTCCACCTGCACCTCCACCTGCGAATAG
- the si:ch211-197n1.2 gene encoding EF-hand calcium-binding domain-containing protein 6 isoform X2: MTGARTSGRLTPGASLRLPIIQHPLSRMADPESISLKGHSTNGAKEAAFCGTRRGRPLSHEEGSPLIRSHTSKSKRLPRFEKDAWMEEDRHPLSPPHIPEGVKVTSAADPDKPRLPIFGQRAAAGSRAESLSSWTTCRTSFAMCPGTRLRIQVDQLEHEVRERLRGGGSAHLRRLFSNNNRKGRGQMDRDLLLLVLTKFLGRFISVRQFRQLLLRLHLAEKPVITYEELRAILGAPVGTQSQDATGPIQQPTGATLWTSSQVHSLLRGPERNRFLDAVESLQSKGIEGPSWITAPQLKKILEELGLYMESRDFMKLWRRYDESGLGAIKMESMWQKLGANLRKRPDSGENKGERVSKEADRAQNPKRSLSEAEEERRGSVAVERWLKERFREGVQNLKAEFDKLDPDKTGKVQPDGFLRVLRKFNLHLRRKHLGLFLARCGLEVQRTGIDYPEFLRRFQDRGDEGVLQRILSDPKHKFHEDGGTGHASSVTVTEARLAHLFQSEYLGLLEAFRSLDKYGKKTVSQEEFRAVLESRFQLVMTDPQFEQLLDSLPLDEDGNVQYALFMAPFDTRGGAASLFEAQAKVGESQEAAREEPREAGQDRSNAELFRIIKNLIRRDFQALQGSYEQMDAANTRRMSQETMFQLLRKFNIQPEVSRGEIRRLWGTLLTNRDHTLDFLHFVRHFGHSPKSACFPNAKVSPPRWGDADRRRRSRKLNAVYDILTDNVRAKVELLHHDLQGEFEDLDPYRTGFVSREEFGHILRDLCSQLTRHECNILGEKFDVNGDGRVSYMEFLKPFASQERGHPCGSNMAVVLHSSQDSGGPPAEETPRGSGPRLKQREVRALRRAFRKLDGTGRGLLPTTEFRAVLKLHGLAQDDEKATSMLAPYQRGDSGLVDYSRFLQEACGWRACRSTAASDSTSTRTSLCTSTCTSTCE; this comes from the exons ATGACCGGTGCTCGAACGTCAGGCCGCCTAACTCCAGGCGCTTCACTCCGGCTTCCAATTATTCAGCACCCACTGTCAAGGATGGCAGATCCGGAGAGCATCTCCCTCAAGGGCCATTCCACCAACGGAGCAAAGGAGGCGGCTTTCTGCGGGACGCGACGCGGACGGCCGTTGTCACATGAGGAAGGGTCTCCTCTGATTAGGAGTCACACGTCGAAAAGTAAGAGGCTCCCCCGGTTTGAaaaggatgcatggatggaggaGGATCGCCATCCTCTATCTCCGCCACACATTCCCGAGGGGGTGAAGGTGACATCGGCCGCGGACCCCGACAAACCGAGGCTGCCCATTTTTG GTCAGCGGGCTGCCGCAGGGAGCCGAGCTGAAAGCCTGTCGAGTTGGACCACCTGCAGAACCAGCTTTGCCATGTGTCCAGGAACTCGACTCCGAATCCAGGTGGACCAG CTGGAGCATGAAGTGCGTGAAAGGCTGCGAGGCGGGGGCTCCGCCCACCTGCGACGCCTGTTCAGCAACAACAACCGCAAGGGGCGGGGGCAGATGGACAG AGACTTGCTGCTCCTGGTTCTCACTAAGTTCCTGGGCCGGTTCATCAGCGTCAGACAGTTCCGGCAGCTTCTGCTCAG ACTCCACCTGGCAGAGAAGCCGGTCATCACCTACGAGGAGCTGCGTGCGATTCTGGGGGCACCCGTTGGCACCCAATCCCAAGATGCGACTGGACCCATCCAGCAGCCCACCGGTGCCACCTTGTGGACCTCCTCTCAGGTCCATTCACTCCTGCGGGGCCCGGAGCGGAACAG ATTTCTGGATGCAGTAGAATCATTACAGTCGAAAGGCATCGAGGGGCCCAGCTGGATCACAGCTCCACAGCTGAAGAAGATTTTGGAAGAACTTGGTCTCTACATGGAGAGTCGGGACTTCATGAAGCTGTGGAGGAG ATATGACGAAAGCGGACTGGGAGCCATCAAGATGGAGTCCATGTGGCAGAAACTTGGAGCCAATCTCAGGAAGAGGCCAGATTCTGGTGAAAATAAAGGCGAACGAGTCTCCAAGGAGGCGGACAGAGCGCAAA ACCCCAAGCGGAGCCTGTCCGAAGCCGAGGAGGAGAGGCGGGGCTCCGTGGCTGTGGAGAGATGGCTGAAGGAGAGATTTAGGGAGGGCGTCcagaacctgaaggctgagtTTGACAAACTGGATCCTGACAAAACCGGCAAA GTGCAGCCTGACGGTTTCCTGAGGGTGCTACGCAAGTTCAACCTGCACCTGAGGCGGAAACACCTGGGCCTCTTCCTGGCCAGATGCGGCCTGGAGGTCCAGAGGACTGGCATCGATTACCCAGAGTTCCTGAGGCGCTTCCAGGACCGGGGAGATGAGGGCGTCTTGCAGCGGATCCTGTCTGACCCGAAGCACaa GTTCCACGAGGATGGTGGCACTGGTCACGCCTCCTCAGTGACAGTGACTGAGGCCCGGCTTGCCCACCTTTTCCAGTCAGAGTACCTGGGGCTCCTGGAGGCCTTCAG GAGCCTAGACAAGTATGGCAAGAAGACAGTGAGCCAAGAGGAGTTTCGGGCAGTTTTGGAGAGCAG GTTTCAGCTGGTGATGACCGACCCCCAGTTTGAACAGCTGCTGGACAGCCTGCCCCTGGATGAGGACGGAAATGTCCAGTACGCCCTCTTCATGGCCCCCTTCGACACCCG GGGTGGAGCAGCAAGTCTCTTTGAAGCCCAGGCCAAGGTGGGCGAGAGCCAGGAGGCGGCCCGGGAGGAGCCAAGGGAGGCAGGCCAGGATAGGAGTAACGCTGAG CTGTTCAGGATCATTAAGAACCTGATCCGACGGGATTTCCAGGCACTCCAAGGATCTTATGAGCAGATGGACGCAGCAAACACCCGGCGCATGAGCCAGGAAACCATGTTTCAGCTGCTCCGGAA ATTCAACATCCAGCCCGAAGTGAGCCGGGGGGAAATCCGGCGCCTCTGGGGGACGCTGCTCACCAACCGGGACCACACGCTGGACTTCCTGCACTTCGTACGGCACTTTGGCCACTCCCCCAAGTCAGCTTGCTTCCCCAACGCCAAGGTTAGTCCGCCCCGGTGGGGGGACGCGGACCGCCGGCGGCGCTCCAGGAAGCTGAACGCTGTCTATGACATCCTGACGGACAACGTGCGGGCCAAG GTCGAGCTCTTGCACCACGACCTCCAGGGTGAGTTTGAGGACCTGGACCCTTACAGGACCGGGTTCGTCAGCCGGGAGGAGTTTGGCCACATCCTCAGAGACCTCTGCTCCCAGCTCACTCGGCACGAATGCAACATCCTGGGAGAGAAGTTTGACGTTAACGGCGACGGGAG GGTATCCTACATGGAGTTCCTGAAGCCGTTTGCGTCACAAGAGAGGGGGCACCCATGCGGCTCCAACATGGCTGTTGTCCTGCACTCCTCCCAGGACTCAGGGGGTCCACCGGCAGAGGAGACCCCTCGGGGGTCCGGCCCGAGGCTGAAG CAGAGGGAGGTTCGGGCACTGCGTAGAGCTTTCCGGAAGCTAGATGGCACAGGACGCGGCCTCCTGCCCACCACCGAATTCCGAGCTGTTCTCAAGTTGCACGGACTCGCCCAGGACGACGAGAAGGCGACCAGCATGCTGGCACCGTACCAGCGGGGGGACAGTGGGCTCGTCGACTACAGCAGGTTCCTGCAGGAGGCGTGCGGGTGGCGAGCATGCAGGAGCACCGCCGCCAGCGACTCCACCTCCACCCGTACCTCCCTCTGCACCTCCACCTGCACCTCCACCTGCGAATAG
- the si:ch211-197n1.2 gene encoding EF-hand calcium-binding domain-containing protein 6 isoform X3, with translation MADPESISLKGHSTNGAKEAAFCGTRRGRPLSHEEGSPLIRSHTSKSKRLPRFEKDAWMEEDRHPLSPPHIPEGVKVTSAADPDKPRLPIFGQRAAAGSRAESLSSWTTCRTSFAMCPGTRLRIQVDQLEHEVRERLRGGGSAHLRRLFSNNNRKGRGQMDRDLLLLVLTKFLGRFISVRQFRQLLLRLHLAEKPVITYEELRAILGAPVGTQSQDATGPIQQPTGATLWTSSQVHSLLRGPERNRFLDAVESLQSKGIEGPSWITAPQLKKILEELGLYMESRDFMKLWRRYDESGLGAIKMESMWQKLGANLRKRPDSGENKGERVSKEADRAQNPKRSLSEAEEERRGSVAVERWLKERFREGVQNLKAEFDKLDPDKTGKVQPDGFLRVLRKFNLHLRRKHLGLFLARCGLEVQRTGIDYPEFLRRFQDRGDEGVLQRILSDPKHKFHEDGGTGHASSVTVTEARLAHLFQSEYLGLLEAFRSLDKYGKKTVSQEEFRAVLESRFQLVMTDPQFEQLLDSLPLDEDGNVQYALFMAPFDTRGGAASLFEAQAKVGESQEAAREEPREAGQDRSNAELFRIIKNLIRRDFQALQGSYEQMDAANTRRMSQETMFQLLRKFNIQPEVSRGEIRRLWGTLLTNRDHTLDFLHFVRHFGHSPKSACFPNAKVSPPRWGDADRRRRSRKLNAVYDILTDNVRAKVELLHHDLQGEFEDLDPYRTGFVSREEFGHILRDLCSQLTRHECNILGEKFDVNGDGRVSYMEFLKPFASQERGHPCGSNMAVVLHSSQDSGGPPAEETPRGSGPRLKQQREVRALRRAFRKLDGTGRGLLPTTEFRAVLKLHGLAQDDEKATSMLAPYQRGDSGLVDYSRFLQEACGWRACRSTAASDSTSTRTSLCTSTCTSTCE, from the exons ATGGCAGATCCGGAGAGCATCTCCCTCAAGGGCCATTCCACCAACGGAGCAAAGGAGGCGGCTTTCTGCGGGACGCGACGCGGACGGCCGTTGTCACATGAGGAAGGGTCTCCTCTGATTAGGAGTCACACGTCGAAAAGTAAGAGGCTCCCCCGGTTTGAaaaggatgcatggatggaggaGGATCGCCATCCTCTATCTCCGCCACACATTCCCGAGGGGGTGAAGGTGACATCGGCCGCGGACCCCGACAAACCGAGGCTGCCCATTTTTG GTCAGCGGGCTGCCGCAGGGAGCCGAGCTGAAAGCCTGTCGAGTTGGACCACCTGCAGAACCAGCTTTGCCATGTGTCCAGGAACTCGACTCCGAATCCAGGTGGACCAG CTGGAGCATGAAGTGCGTGAAAGGCTGCGAGGCGGGGGCTCCGCCCACCTGCGACGCCTGTTCAGCAACAACAACCGCAAGGGGCGGGGGCAGATGGACAG AGACTTGCTGCTCCTGGTTCTCACTAAGTTCCTGGGCCGGTTCATCAGCGTCAGACAGTTCCGGCAGCTTCTGCTCAG ACTCCACCTGGCAGAGAAGCCGGTCATCACCTACGAGGAGCTGCGTGCGATTCTGGGGGCACCCGTTGGCACCCAATCCCAAGATGCGACTGGACCCATCCAGCAGCCCACCGGTGCCACCTTGTGGACCTCCTCTCAGGTCCATTCACTCCTGCGGGGCCCGGAGCGGAACAG ATTTCTGGATGCAGTAGAATCATTACAGTCGAAAGGCATCGAGGGGCCCAGCTGGATCACAGCTCCACAGCTGAAGAAGATTTTGGAAGAACTTGGTCTCTACATGGAGAGTCGGGACTTCATGAAGCTGTGGAGGAG ATATGACGAAAGCGGACTGGGAGCCATCAAGATGGAGTCCATGTGGCAGAAACTTGGAGCCAATCTCAGGAAGAGGCCAGATTCTGGTGAAAATAAAGGCGAACGAGTCTCCAAGGAGGCGGACAGAGCGCAAA ACCCCAAGCGGAGCCTGTCCGAAGCCGAGGAGGAGAGGCGGGGCTCCGTGGCTGTGGAGAGATGGCTGAAGGAGAGATTTAGGGAGGGCGTCcagaacctgaaggctgagtTTGACAAACTGGATCCTGACAAAACCGGCAAA GTGCAGCCTGACGGTTTCCTGAGGGTGCTACGCAAGTTCAACCTGCACCTGAGGCGGAAACACCTGGGCCTCTTCCTGGCCAGATGCGGCCTGGAGGTCCAGAGGACTGGCATCGATTACCCAGAGTTCCTGAGGCGCTTCCAGGACCGGGGAGATGAGGGCGTCTTGCAGCGGATCCTGTCTGACCCGAAGCACaa GTTCCACGAGGATGGTGGCACTGGTCACGCCTCCTCAGTGACAGTGACTGAGGCCCGGCTTGCCCACCTTTTCCAGTCAGAGTACCTGGGGCTCCTGGAGGCCTTCAG GAGCCTAGACAAGTATGGCAAGAAGACAGTGAGCCAAGAGGAGTTTCGGGCAGTTTTGGAGAGCAG GTTTCAGCTGGTGATGACCGACCCCCAGTTTGAACAGCTGCTGGACAGCCTGCCCCTGGATGAGGACGGAAATGTCCAGTACGCCCTCTTCATGGCCCCCTTCGACACCCG GGGTGGAGCAGCAAGTCTCTTTGAAGCCCAGGCCAAGGTGGGCGAGAGCCAGGAGGCGGCCCGGGAGGAGCCAAGGGAGGCAGGCCAGGATAGGAGTAACGCTGAG CTGTTCAGGATCATTAAGAACCTGATCCGACGGGATTTCCAGGCACTCCAAGGATCTTATGAGCAGATGGACGCAGCAAACACCCGGCGCATGAGCCAGGAAACCATGTTTCAGCTGCTCCGGAA ATTCAACATCCAGCCCGAAGTGAGCCGGGGGGAAATCCGGCGCCTCTGGGGGACGCTGCTCACCAACCGGGACCACACGCTGGACTTCCTGCACTTCGTACGGCACTTTGGCCACTCCCCCAAGTCAGCTTGCTTCCCCAACGCCAAGGTTAGTCCGCCCCGGTGGGGGGACGCGGACCGCCGGCGGCGCTCCAGGAAGCTGAACGCTGTCTATGACATCCTGACGGACAACGTGCGGGCCAAG GTCGAGCTCTTGCACCACGACCTCCAGGGTGAGTTTGAGGACCTGGACCCTTACAGGACCGGGTTCGTCAGCCGGGAGGAGTTTGGCCACATCCTCAGAGACCTCTGCTCCCAGCTCACTCGGCACGAATGCAACATCCTGGGAGAGAAGTTTGACGTTAACGGCGACGGGAG GGTATCCTACATGGAGTTCCTGAAGCCGTTTGCGTCACAAGAGAGGGGGCACCCATGCGGCTCCAACATGGCTGTTGTCCTGCACTCCTCCCAGGACTCAGGGGGTCCACCGGCAGAGGAGACCCCTCGGGGGTCCGGCCCGAGGCTGAAG CAGCAGAGGGAGGTTCGGGCACTGCGTAGAGCTTTCCGGAAGCTAGATGGCACAGGACGCGGCCTCCTGCCCACCACCGAATTCCGAGCTGTTCTCAAGTTGCACGGACTCGCCCAGGACGACGAGAAGGCGACCAGCATGCTGGCACCGTACCAGCGGGGGGACAGTGGGCTCGTCGACTACAGCAGGTTCCTGCAGGAGGCGTGCGGGTGGCGAGCATGCAGGAGCACCGCCGCCAGCGACTCCACCTCCACCCGTACCTCCCTCTGCACCTCCACCTGCACCTCCACCTGCGAATAG
- the si:ch211-197n1.2 gene encoding EF-hand calcium-binding domain-containing protein 6 isoform X4, whose product MTGARTSGRLTPGASLRLPIIQHPLSRMADPESISLKGHSTNGAKEAAFCGTRRGRPLSHEEGSPLIRSHTSKSKRLPRFEKDAWMEEDRHPLSPPHIPEGVKVTSAADPDKPRLPIFGQRAAAGSRAESLSSWTTCRTSFAMCPGTRLRIQVDQLEHEVRERLRGGGSAHLRRLFSNNNRKGRGQMDRDLLLLVLTKFLGRFISVRQFRQLLLRLHLAEKPVITYEELRAILGAPVGTQSQDATGPIQQPTGATLWTSSQVHSLLRGPERNRFLDAVESLQSKGIEGPSWITAPQLKKILEELGLYMESRDFMKLWRRYDESGLGAIKMESMWQKLGANLRKRPDSGENKGERVSKEADRAQNPKRSLSEAEEERRGSVAVERWLKERFREGVQNLKAEFDKLDPDKTGKVQPDGFLRVLRKFNLHLRRKHLGLFLARCGLEVQRTGIDYPEFLRRFQDRGDEGVLQRILSDPKHKFHEDGGTGHASSVTVTEARLAHLFQSEYLGLLEAFRSLDKYGKKTVSQEEFRAVLESRFQLVMTDPQFEQLLDSLPLDEDGNVQYALFMAPFDTRFNIQPEVSRGEIRRLWGTLLTNRDHTLDFLHFVRHFGHSPKSACFPNAKVSPPRWGDADRRRRSRKLNAVYDILTDNVRAKVELLHHDLQGEFEDLDPYRTGFVSREEFGHILRDLCSQLTRHECNILGEKFDVNGDGRVSYMEFLKPFASQERGHPCGSNMAVVLHSSQDSGGPPAEETPRGSGPRLKQQREVRALRRAFRKLDGTGRGLLPTTEFRAVLKLHGLAQDDEKATSMLAPYQRGDSGLVDYSRFLQEACGWRACRSTAASDSTSTRTSLCTSTCTSTCE is encoded by the exons ATGACCGGTGCTCGAACGTCAGGCCGCCTAACTCCAGGCGCTTCACTCCGGCTTCCAATTATTCAGCACCCACTGTCAAGGATGGCAGATCCGGAGAGCATCTCCCTCAAGGGCCATTCCACCAACGGAGCAAAGGAGGCGGCTTTCTGCGGGACGCGACGCGGACGGCCGTTGTCACATGAGGAAGGGTCTCCTCTGATTAGGAGTCACACGTCGAAAAGTAAGAGGCTCCCCCGGTTTGAaaaggatgcatggatggaggaGGATCGCCATCCTCTATCTCCGCCACACATTCCCGAGGGGGTGAAGGTGACATCGGCCGCGGACCCCGACAAACCGAGGCTGCCCATTTTTG GTCAGCGGGCTGCCGCAGGGAGCCGAGCTGAAAGCCTGTCGAGTTGGACCACCTGCAGAACCAGCTTTGCCATGTGTCCAGGAACTCGACTCCGAATCCAGGTGGACCAG CTGGAGCATGAAGTGCGTGAAAGGCTGCGAGGCGGGGGCTCCGCCCACCTGCGACGCCTGTTCAGCAACAACAACCGCAAGGGGCGGGGGCAGATGGACAG AGACTTGCTGCTCCTGGTTCTCACTAAGTTCCTGGGCCGGTTCATCAGCGTCAGACAGTTCCGGCAGCTTCTGCTCAG ACTCCACCTGGCAGAGAAGCCGGTCATCACCTACGAGGAGCTGCGTGCGATTCTGGGGGCACCCGTTGGCACCCAATCCCAAGATGCGACTGGACCCATCCAGCAGCCCACCGGTGCCACCTTGTGGACCTCCTCTCAGGTCCATTCACTCCTGCGGGGCCCGGAGCGGAACAG ATTTCTGGATGCAGTAGAATCATTACAGTCGAAAGGCATCGAGGGGCCCAGCTGGATCACAGCTCCACAGCTGAAGAAGATTTTGGAAGAACTTGGTCTCTACATGGAGAGTCGGGACTTCATGAAGCTGTGGAGGAG ATATGACGAAAGCGGACTGGGAGCCATCAAGATGGAGTCCATGTGGCAGAAACTTGGAGCCAATCTCAGGAAGAGGCCAGATTCTGGTGAAAATAAAGGCGAACGAGTCTCCAAGGAGGCGGACAGAGCGCAAA ACCCCAAGCGGAGCCTGTCCGAAGCCGAGGAGGAGAGGCGGGGCTCCGTGGCTGTGGAGAGATGGCTGAAGGAGAGATTTAGGGAGGGCGTCcagaacctgaaggctgagtTTGACAAACTGGATCCTGACAAAACCGGCAAA GTGCAGCCTGACGGTTTCCTGAGGGTGCTACGCAAGTTCAACCTGCACCTGAGGCGGAAACACCTGGGCCTCTTCCTGGCCAGATGCGGCCTGGAGGTCCAGAGGACTGGCATCGATTACCCAGAGTTCCTGAGGCGCTTCCAGGACCGGGGAGATGAGGGCGTCTTGCAGCGGATCCTGTCTGACCCGAAGCACaa GTTCCACGAGGATGGTGGCACTGGTCACGCCTCCTCAGTGACAGTGACTGAGGCCCGGCTTGCCCACCTTTTCCAGTCAGAGTACCTGGGGCTCCTGGAGGCCTTCAG GAGCCTAGACAAGTATGGCAAGAAGACAGTGAGCCAAGAGGAGTTTCGGGCAGTTTTGGAGAGCAG GTTTCAGCTGGTGATGACCGACCCCCAGTTTGAACAGCTGCTGGACAGCCTGCCCCTGGATGAGGACGGAAATGTCCAGTACGCCCTCTTCATGGCCCCCTTCGACACCCG ATTCAACATCCAGCCCGAAGTGAGCCGGGGGGAAATCCGGCGCCTCTGGGGGACGCTGCTCACCAACCGGGACCACACGCTGGACTTCCTGCACTTCGTACGGCACTTTGGCCACTCCCCCAAGTCAGCTTGCTTCCCCAACGCCAAGGTTAGTCCGCCCCGGTGGGGGGACGCGGACCGCCGGCGGCGCTCCAGGAAGCTGAACGCTGTCTATGACATCCTGACGGACAACGTGCGGGCCAAG GTCGAGCTCTTGCACCACGACCTCCAGGGTGAGTTTGAGGACCTGGACCCTTACAGGACCGGGTTCGTCAGCCGGGAGGAGTTTGGCCACATCCTCAGAGACCTCTGCTCCCAGCTCACTCGGCACGAATGCAACATCCTGGGAGAGAAGTTTGACGTTAACGGCGACGGGAG GGTATCCTACATGGAGTTCCTGAAGCCGTTTGCGTCACAAGAGAGGGGGCACCCATGCGGCTCCAACATGGCTGTTGTCCTGCACTCCTCCCAGGACTCAGGGGGTCCACCGGCAGAGGAGACCCCTCGGGGGTCCGGCCCGAGGCTGAAG CAGCAGAGGGAGGTTCGGGCACTGCGTAGAGCTTTCCGGAAGCTAGATGGCACAGGACGCGGCCTCCTGCCCACCACCGAATTCCGAGCTGTTCTCAAGTTGCACGGACTCGCCCAGGACGACGAGAAGGCGACCAGCATGCTGGCACCGTACCAGCGGGGGGACAGTGGGCTCGTCGACTACAGCAGGTTCCTGCAGGAGGCGTGCGGGTGGCGAGCATGCAGGAGCACCGCCGCCAGCGACTCCACCTCCACCCGTACCTCCCTCTGCACCTCCACCTGCACCTCCACCTGCGAATAG